GCGGAACGATGGGTCGCCAATCGTGCCGCGATTGTGCTACACCCTACACATCGGACGCCGCGCGTCCGCATCGGTCCTGCATTCCCCACCCCGGAGGTCCCCGTCCCGTGAACGAACGTCCCGCCCCCGAACCGTCCGCCGCCGCGCCGGACGAGGCGTCGCCCGTGGAGGCGACGCCCGACGCCGCGACGCCGAACGACGCGCCGGACGCGACGCCGTCCGGCGCGATCGCCGTCACGGTGTTCCTCGCCGCCACCATCCTCGTGTTCTGGTTCGGAATGTACTTCTTGAACCTCGCCTGGAGCGGCTGAGGTGGAGCACCGCGAACACGAACAGATCGCCCGCTGGGAGCGGCGCTGGCTGGCGGTGTCCGGCCTCATGTCGCTCACGTTCGTGCTG
This genomic stretch from Trueperaceae bacterium harbors:
- a CDS encoding cytochrome c oxidase subunit 2A — encoded protein: MNERPAPEPSAAAPDEASPVEATPDAATPNDAPDATPSGAIAVTVFLAATILVFWFGMYFLNLAWSG